In Erigeron canadensis isolate Cc75 chromosome 1, C_canadensis_v1, whole genome shotgun sequence, a single window of DNA contains:
- the LOC122610109 gene encoding protein RICE SALT SENSITIVE 3-like, protein MCVCFIKERIMEDMQVNQMAVTHLLQHTLRSFCIHENSQWVYAVFWRILPRNYPPPKWDGVGGAYDRSRGNRRNWILVWEDGFCNFGASSTSNAGDCSAAVSYADHESAAGLQPELFFKMSHEIYNYGEGLIGKVAADHSHKWIAKEPNDHQEINFLSTWNNTADSHPRTWEAQFQSGIKTIALIAVREGVIQLGSIHKVIEDLNYVVLLRKKFSYIESIPGVLLPHPSSSAYPFKGDGYNASDQAWHFQGGNMSMVPPPELYHRYNYNQPLNITPSMSSLEALLSKLPSVVPVSSSPPPVPPFCDQGTPPHYVVAVSRPMEFWGVEAKEEVEEEDVKDGGECSSSMTSYNHEHYGYHNHHDLNVSNCMHNNGY, encoded by the exons atgtgtgtgtgttttataaaaGAGAGAATAATGGAAGATATGCAGGTAAACCAAATGGCAGTAACACATCTGCTTCAACATACATTAAGAAGCTTTTGCATTCATGAAAACTCACAATGGGTTTATGCTGTTTTCTGGAGAATTTTGCCAAGAAACTACCCTCCTCCCAA gtGGGATGGTGTAGGGGGAGCATATGATAGGTCCAGAGGCAACAGAAGAAATTG GATATTGGTATGGGAAGATGGTTTTTGTAACTTTGGAGCATCATCAACAAGTAATGCTGGAGACTGTTCTGCTGCGGTTAGTTATGCTGATCATGAATCTGCAGCAGGCCTTCAACCTGAGCTTTTCTTCAAAATGTCCCATGAGATTTACAATTACGGCGAAGG GTTAATTGGAAAAGTAGCCGCAGATCACAGTCATAAATGGATAGCCAAAGAGCCAAATGATCATCAAGAAATCAACTTTTTGTCAACCTGGAATAATACAGCTGACTCA CATCCAAGGACATGGGAAGCTCAGTTTCAGTCTGGTATAAAG ACCATTGCTTTGATTGCTGTTAGAGAAGGTGTCATTCAACTAGGATCCATTCACAAG GTAATTGAGGACTTGAACTATGTGGTGCTACTAAGAAAAAAGTTCAGCTACATAGAAAGCATCCCAGGAGTACTGTTGCCACACCCATCTTCCTCGGCGTACCCATTTAAAGGAGACGGCTACAACGCGTCTGATCAAGCATGGCATTTTCAGGGTGGCAATATGTCAATGGTACCACCACCCGAATTATATCACCGCTACAACTACAACCAACCGTTGAACATAACTCCTTCAATGAGCAGCCTTGAAGCTCTTCTTTCCAAACTCCCATCCGTTGTCCCGGTTTCCTCATCACCTCCACCAGTTCCACCATTTTGTGATCAGGGGACGCCGCCACATTATGTTGTGGCGGTTAGTAGACCGATGGAGTTTTGGGGGGTGGAAGCAAAGGAGGAGGTTGAGGAAGAGGATGTAAAAGATGGTGGAGAATGTAGCAGTTCTATGACTTCTTATAACCATGAACATTATGGTTATCATAATCATCATGATTTGAATGTAAGCAATTGCATGCACAATAAtggttattaa